In a single window of the Flavobacterium ammoniigenes genome:
- a CDS encoding SPOR domain-containing protein has protein sequence MRILTLCHWVLLPILVALPTSSVLGQNVKNSPKNESKFEQLLAEKRKLNNVITSNDRYKIQIFSGENEKAKKTILQFKQEFNDIEATIVFNTPNYRVWVGNFKTRMEAERYFTEIKKKYKNLLLIKPTK, from the coding sequence ATGAGAATTTTAACACTTTGCCATTGGGTTTTACTACCCATTCTGGTTGCTTTACCAACTAGTTCTGTATTAGGCCAAAACGTCAAAAATAGTCCTAAAAACGAGTCAAAATTCGAACAATTACTCGCCGAAAAACGAAAATTAAATAACGTTATAACTTCAAACGACAGATATAAAATTCAGATTTTTAGTGGCGAAAATGAAAAAGCAAAAAAAACAATATTGCAATTCAAACAAGAATTTAACGACATAGAAGCTACTATAGTTTTCAATACCCCAAATTATAGAGTATGGGTTGGTAATTTCAAAACCCGAATGGAAGCCGAAAGATATTTTACAGAGATCAAAAAGAAATACAAAAACCTACTTTTAATAAAACCTACAAAATAA
- a CDS encoding TAT-variant-translocated molybdopterin oxidoreductase, whose translation MSSNKKYWKSVEELDGNSSIVEALKNNEFVEEIPTDEFLGNSDSLSSSTTRRDFLKYVGFSTAAATLAACEGPVHKSIPYVLQPEQIIPGVADYYATTVFDGFDFANLLVKTREGRPIKIDNNAIAGAKFSANARVHASILSLYDSMRLKEPKIAGANASWSDVNAKIASSIVEAKAKGGQVVVLTNTLASPSTEKLIGEFIAKNPNAKHVVYDAVSSSEALDAFETVYGERALVDYDFAKASLIVSVGADILGDWQGGGYGAGYAQGRIPNNGKMSRHFQLEANMTLSGAAADKRLPMSTANQKQALVHIYNVVTGSSVAVNLEDQYKSEVTKAAQQLKAAGSKGVLVSGIQDKNAQLLVLAINQKLASEAFTTSGTRQIRKGSNEKVAQLINEMKAGSVHTLIMSGVNPVYTLADSASFVEGLKKVTTSVAFSLKEDETASVATIAAPVPHYLESWNDLSLTKGTYSLTQPTIRPLFNTKQFQDVLLSLNGNAGTYYDYIKGTAATIIAGSSWNKVLHDGVFVGAIPTASAGSADYAAAASALSKSKAAEAFELVLYTKTGLGDGQQANNPWLQEFPDPITRVSWDNYVTVSNADAKKLGLTNEIVANGGLNGSYATITTTEGTKLENVPVIVQPGQAVGTVGLALGYGRKAALKEEMSVGINAYALYKGFNNVQSVSIAKADGEHEFACVQGQKTLMGRGDIIKETTLEIFNTKDAKEWNEVPMVSLDHKEVESTKVDLWDSFDRSIGHHFNLSIDLNACTGCGACVIACHAENNVPVVGKAEVRRSRDMHWLRIDRYYSSESTFEGDNERKENIAGLSSSLSTFNEMEKAGDNPQVAFQPVMCQHCNHAPCETVCPVAATSHGRQGQNNMAYNRCVGTRYCANNCPYKVRRFNWFLYSQNSEFDYHMNDDLGRMVLNPDVNVRSRGVMEKCSMCLQMTQATILKAKKEGRAIKDGEFQTACSNACATGAMVFGDVNDAEAKVTKLAADDRMYHLLEHVGTKPNVIYHVKVRNT comes from the coding sequence ATGTCATCAAACAAAAAATACTGGAAAAGTGTTGAGGAACTAGACGGAAATAGTTCTATTGTTGAGGCGCTTAAAAATAACGAATTCGTTGAAGAAATTCCTACAGATGAATTTTTAGGAAATAGTGATTCATTATCCTCTTCTACAACACGTCGTGACTTTTTAAAGTACGTTGGATTTAGTACAGCTGCTGCAACTCTTGCTGCATGTGAAGGTCCTGTTCATAAATCAATACCTTATGTGTTGCAACCGGAACAAATTATTCCTGGTGTAGCAGACTATTATGCGACAACTGTTTTTGACGGTTTCGATTTTGCTAATTTATTAGTAAAAACACGTGAAGGTCGTCCAATTAAAATTGATAACAATGCTATTGCTGGAGCAAAATTTTCTGCGAATGCTAGAGTTCATGCGTCTATCTTGTCGTTGTACGATAGTATGCGTTTGAAAGAACCAAAAATCGCTGGAGCTAATGCAAGTTGGTCAGATGTGAATGCTAAAATTGCATCAAGCATTGTAGAAGCTAAAGCAAAAGGAGGTCAAGTAGTTGTATTAACAAATACTTTAGCGAGTCCTTCAACTGAAAAGTTGATCGGTGAATTTATCGCTAAAAATCCAAATGCAAAACATGTTGTTTACGATGCAGTTTCCTCTTCAGAAGCATTGGATGCTTTTGAAACAGTATATGGTGAAAGAGCCTTAGTGGACTACGATTTTGCTAAAGCTTCTTTAATCGTTTCTGTTGGAGCAGATATCCTTGGAGATTGGCAAGGTGGAGGTTATGGAGCCGGTTATGCTCAAGGTAGAATTCCTAATAACGGTAAAATGTCTCGTCACTTCCAATTGGAAGCGAATATGACTTTATCTGGAGCGGCTGCTGACAAGCGTTTACCAATGTCAACTGCTAATCAAAAACAAGCATTAGTACATATATATAATGTTGTAACAGGATCCTCTGTTGCGGTGAATTTAGAAGATCAATACAAATCAGAAGTAACTAAAGCAGCACAACAATTGAAAGCTGCTGGTTCAAAAGGAGTATTGGTATCTGGAATTCAAGATAAAAATGCTCAATTATTAGTATTAGCAATCAACCAAAAATTGGCTAGTGAAGCTTTTACTACTTCTGGAACAAGACAAATTAGAAAAGGATCAAACGAGAAAGTAGCTCAATTGATTAATGAAATGAAAGCAGGTAGCGTTCATACATTAATTATGAGTGGCGTTAATCCAGTTTATACATTGGCAGATAGTGCTTCTTTTGTAGAAGGACTTAAAAAAGTAACTACTTCAGTTGCTTTCTCTTTGAAAGAAGATGAAACGGCTTCAGTTGCTACAATCGCTGCACCAGTTCCTCATTATTTAGAATCTTGGAATGATTTAAGCTTGACTAAAGGAACTTACAGTCTTACTCAGCCTACAATCCGTCCTTTATTTAATACCAAACAATTTCAAGATGTTTTATTGTCGTTGAATGGTAATGCTGGAACTTATTACGATTATATCAAAGGAACAGCTGCTACTATAATTGCAGGTTCTTCTTGGAATAAAGTGTTACACGATGGTGTGTTTGTTGGAGCTATTCCAACTGCGTCTGCAGGTTCAGCTGATTATGCTGCTGCAGCATCTGCTTTATCAAAATCAAAAGCTGCTGAAGCATTTGAATTGGTTTTATACACTAAAACTGGTTTAGGTGATGGTCAACAAGCTAACAATCCTTGGTTGCAAGAATTTCCAGATCCAATAACAAGAGTTTCTTGGGATAACTATGTTACAGTTTCTAATGCTGATGCTAAAAAATTAGGATTAACCAATGAAATTGTTGCTAATGGAGGTTTAAATGGTAGTTATGCAACTATTACAACTACAGAGGGTACAAAATTAGAAAATGTACCTGTAATTGTTCAACCAGGTCAAGCGGTTGGAACTGTAGGTTTGGCTTTAGGATATGGTCGTAAAGCGGCTTTAAAAGAAGAAATGTCAGTAGGTATTAATGCTTACGCTTTATATAAAGGGTTTAATAATGTGCAATCCGTTTCTATAGCGAAAGCTGATGGAGAGCATGAGTTTGCTTGTGTTCAAGGTCAAAAAACCTTAATGGGAAGAGGCGATATTATTAAAGAAACTACCTTAGAAATATTCAACACTAAAGATGCTAAAGAATGGAATGAAGTTCCTATGGTATCTTTGGATCACAAAGAAGTAGAGTCTACTAAAGTTGATTTATGGGATTCATTTGATCGTTCAATTGGACATCACTTTAATCTTTCTATCGATTTAAATGCTTGTACTGGTTGTGGTGCTTGTGTTATCGCTTGTCATGCAGAGAATAATGTTCCTGTAGTTGGTAAAGCAGAAGTTAGAAGAAGTAGAGATATGCACTGGTTGCGTATTGATAGATATTATTCTTCTGAAAGTACTTTTGAAGGGGATAACGAAAGAAAAGAAAACATTGCAGGTTTGTCAAGTTCATTGTCAACATTTAACGAAATGGAAAAAGCAGGAGATAATCCTCAAGTGGCTTTCCAACCAGTTATGTGTCAACACTGTAACCACGCACCTTGTGAAACTGTTTGTCCTGTTGCGGCTACTTCTCACGGTCGTCAAGGTCAAAATAACATGGCGTACAACAGATGTGTTGGAACTCGTTACTGTGCTAACAACTGTCCGTATAAAGTGCGTCGTTTCAACTGGTTCTTATACAGTCAAAACAGCGAGTTTGATTATCATATGAATGATGATTTAGGTCGTATGGTATTGAACCCAGACGTGAATGTTCGTTCTCGTGGAGTTATGGAAAAATGTTCTATGTGTCTTCAAATGACCCAAGCAACAATTCTTAAAGCTAAAAAAGAGGGTAGAGCAATTAAAGATGGTGAATTCCAAACCGCTTGTTCAAATGCTTGTGCTACTGGAGCAATGGTATTTGGAGATGTAAATGATGCTGAAGCAAAAGTAACTAAATTAGCTGCTGATGATAGAATGTACCATTTATTAGAGCATGTAGGAACTAAGCCAAATGTGATTTATCACGTTAAAGTTAGAAACACCTAG
- a CDS encoding c-type cytochrome — protein MKKMGNHNSIVRKLYFCLALMLTFSLTSFAQEAAPAADAAAAAPTATTGGDPVVGKELFNANCAACHKLDAKATGPALRGIAAKYEMSWIYKWVHNSSDLIKSGDAAAVKVFEENNKAVMTAFPQLSEADIDNIIAYTSTPKEEAPAATAAAVPGTEGAAPQAEGGITNTIILGALALVMAMLVVMLFLVNNVLRKVAKANNIEVAPKQPTTPIWKAFVKNQFLVLVTAIFLLLSGAYLVYGFLMQVGVDQEYSPIQPIHYSHRIHAGDNEINCKYCHSAARVSKNAGIPSLNVCMNCHKNIAEVAETTATPEYSKAFYDEQIQKLYTAVGWDKTTQSYTGKTQPVKWVRIHNLPDFVYFNHSQHVTVAGVECQTCHGPVEEYEIQKQFAPLTMGWCIDCHRKTDVKMEGNEYYTKIHEQLSKKYGVDKLTAAQMGGLECGKCHY, from the coding sequence ATGAAAAAGATGGGTAACCATAATTCGATCGTAAGGAAATTATATTTCTGCTTAGCATTAATGCTAACTTTCTCTTTAACTTCATTTGCTCAAGAAGCTGCTCCTGCGGCTGATGCAGCTGCAGCCGCTCCGACTGCTACAACTGGAGGCGATCCTGTAGTTGGAAAAGAGCTTTTCAATGCAAATTGTGCGGCATGTCACAAACTAGATGCCAAAGCTACTGGTCCTGCTTTAAGAGGGATAGCTGCTAAATATGAGATGTCGTGGATCTACAAGTGGGTTCACAACAGTTCTGATTTAATTAAATCTGGAGACGCAGCTGCTGTAAAAGTTTTTGAAGAAAATAATAAAGCAGTGATGACTGCTTTTCCACAATTATCAGAAGCAGACATTGATAATATAATTGCATATACTTCTACTCCAAAAGAAGAAGCGCCTGCTGCTACTGCTGCCGCTGTTCCTGGAACTGAGGGAGCTGCACCGCAAGCTGAAGGTGGAATAACCAATACTATTATTTTAGGAGCCTTGGCATTGGTGATGGCGATGTTAGTAGTAATGTTGTTTTTAGTAAACAACGTATTACGTAAAGTGGCTAAAGCTAACAATATTGAAGTAGCTCCTAAACAACCAACTACTCCTATATGGAAAGCATTTGTTAAGAATCAATTTTTAGTATTGGTAACAGCAATATTCTTATTGTTGTCTGGTGCTTATTTAGTGTATGGTTTCTTAATGCAAGTAGGTGTTGATCAAGAATATTCTCCAATTCAACCTATTCATTATTCTCACAGAATTCATGCTGGAGATAATGAAATCAATTGTAAATACTGTCACTCTGCAGCTAGAGTTAGTAAAAATGCTGGTATTCCATCATTAAATGTTTGTATGAACTGTCATAAAAACATTGCTGAGGTTGCTGAAACCACTGCTACTCCAGAGTACAGCAAAGCTTTTTATGATGAGCAAATCCAAAAATTATACACTGCTGTGGGTTGGGATAAAACAACTCAATCGTATACTGGAAAAACACAACCTGTTAAATGGGTTCGTATTCACAATTTACCTGACTTTGTATACTTCAATCACTCACAACACGTAACTGTTGCTGGTGTGGAATGTCAAACTTGTCACGGTCCTGTGGAGGAATATGAAATTCAAAAACAGTTTGCTCCTTTAACTATGGGATGGTGTATTGATTGTCACCGTAAGACCGATGTTAAAATGGAGGGTAATGAATATTACACTAAAATCCACGAACAACTTTCTAAAAAATATGGCGTAGACAAATTGACTGCTGCTCAAATGGGAGGTTTAGAATGTGGTAAATGTCACTATTAA
- the nrfD gene encoding NrfD/PsrC family molybdoenzyme membrane anchor subunit: MSSHYESSIRKPLVIGDKSYHDVTVDVAAPVEGKANKHWWIVFSIALTAFLWGLGCIIYTVSTGIGTWGLNKTVGWAWDITNFVWWVGIGHAGTLISAVLLLFRQRWRMAINRSAEAMTIFSVIQAGLFPIIHMGRPWLAYWVLPIPNQFGSLWVNFNSPLLWDVFAISTYLSVSLVFWWTGLLPDFAMLRDRAITPFHKRIYSILSFGWSGRAKDWQRFEEVSLVLAGLATPLVLSVHTIVSMDFATSVIPGWHTTIFPPYFVAGAVFSGFAMVNTLLIIMRKVSNLEAYITVQHIELMNIVIMITGSIVGVAYITELFVAWYSGVEYEQYAFLNRATGPYWWAYWSMMTCNVFSPQFMWFKKLRTSIMFSFIISIVVNIGMWFERFVIIVTSLHRDYLPSSWTMFSPTFVDIGIFIGTIGFFFVLFLLYARTFPVIAQAEVKTILKATGDNYIRERANKESHHE, encoded by the coding sequence ATGTCGTCTCACTACGAATCAAGCATTAGAAAACCTTTAGTTATTGGTGATAAATCTTATCACGATGTAACAGTAGATGTTGCAGCTCCTGTTGAAGGTAAAGCTAACAAACATTGGTGGATTGTGTTTTCAATCGCATTAACAGCGTTCCTTTGGGGATTAGGCTGTATTATCTATACTGTATCTACAGGAATCGGAACATGGGGATTAAATAAAACCGTGGGCTGGGCTTGGGATATCACTAACTTCGTTTGGTGGGTAGGTATTGGTCACGCAGGAACTTTGATTTCTGCAGTATTATTACTTTTCCGTCAACGTTGGAGAATGGCCATTAACCGTTCTGCAGAAGCAATGACTATTTTTTCTGTAATTCAAGCTGGTTTGTTTCCAATTATTCACATGGGACGTCCTTGGTTAGCTTACTGGGTGTTACCAATTCCAAATCAATTTGGGTCTCTTTGGGTAAACTTTAACTCTCCTTTATTATGGGACGTATTTGCAATTTCTACCTATCTTTCTGTATCATTAGTTTTCTGGTGGACTGGATTATTGCCTGATTTTGCGATGTTAAGAGATAGAGCGATTACTCCTTTTCACAAAAGAATTTATTCTATTCTGAGTTTTGGATGGAGTGGAAGAGCTAAAGATTGGCAACGTTTTGAAGAAGTTTCTTTAGTTCTTGCAGGTTTAGCTACTCCTTTAGTACTTTCTGTACACACTATTGTATCGATGGACTTTGCTACTTCAGTAATTCCAGGATGGCATACTACCATTTTCCCTCCATACTTTGTTGCAGGAGCGGTATTCTCTGGATTTGCAATGGTTAATACCTTGCTTATTATTATGAGAAAAGTATCTAATTTAGAAGCCTACATTACTGTTCAACATATTGAGTTAATGAACATTGTAATCATGATCACAGGTTCTATTGTTGGAGTTGCTTACATCACTGAATTATTTGTGGCTTGGTATTCAGGTGTTGAATACGAGCAATATGCTTTCTTGAACAGAGCAACAGGACCTTACTGGTGGGCTTACTGGTCTATGATGACTTGTAACGTATTTTCTCCTCAATTCATGTGGTTTAAAAAATTAAGAACAAGTATTATGTTCTCATTTATCATCTCAATTGTCGTTAATATTGGTATGTGGTTTGAACGTTTCGTAATTATCGTTACTTCATTACACAGAGATTATCTTCCATCTTCTTGGACGATGTTCTCGCCAACATTTGTTGACATTGGAATTTTCATTGGAACAATCGGTTTCTTCTTTGTATTGTTTTTATTGTATGCTAGAACATTCCCTGTAATTGCACAAGCAGAGGTTAAAACAATATTAAAAGCAACTGGAGATAATTATATTAGAGAAAGAGCAAATAAAGAGTCACACCATGAGTAA